One genomic window of Trichlorobacter lovleyi includes the following:
- a CDS encoding polysaccharide pyruvyl transferase family protein → MKIALITIHRTANYGAVLQAYATKLVLSRYGEVSTIDYDNRHLAHHLDLIRFDVSLRGIMMLAHDILRFPYRINAVSKFRKFIRENMNLTLKLTSKELLEGKAGDFDAYVCGSDQIWNPEIVSSDTKIDPIYFLSFAPKCRKKISYASSIGHHHYSDDEKQEVRKLLDDFEMISTRENDGVKKLAEVFPGREIHHVLDPTLILSKEEWLEAFNFKSQKQKEKYILVYSVPRTELIIKAVDFFAKKLGFKVVAIDPMLFPLTNVDKHIRTAGPKEFIELYANAEFVITDSFHGTCFAVNLGKPFVAVSPGSRANRIISLLTLLGINERLVTTESEFESISLILDIESVSTKLGHARNKSKNILAGYISKS, encoded by the coding sequence ATGAAAATCGCACTCATTACCATACACCGCACCGCTAACTACGGTGCAGTCCTACAGGCCTATGCTACTAAACTAGTGCTATCCAGATATGGCGAAGTTAGTACTATCGATTACGACAATAGACATTTGGCTCATCACCTCGACCTGATACGCTTTGACGTATCTTTGCGGGGAATAATGATGCTGGCTCACGATATTTTACGATTTCCCTACCGTATTAATGCCGTTTCAAAGTTCCGTAAATTTATACGCGAAAACATGAACTTAACACTTAAACTAACAAGCAAAGAGTTACTTGAGGGCAAAGCGGGAGACTTTGATGCTTACGTATGTGGCAGCGACCAGATATGGAACCCAGAAATTGTCAGTAGTGATACAAAAATAGATCCTATTTATTTCCTATCCTTTGCTCCAAAATGTCGAAAAAAAATATCCTATGCATCTAGTATTGGCCACCATCACTACAGCGATGATGAAAAACAGGAGGTTCGAAAGCTACTTGATGACTTCGAAATGATCTCAACTCGTGAAAACGACGGAGTGAAAAAACTCGCTGAAGTTTTTCCTGGGAGAGAGATACACCACGTGCTTGATCCAACCCTTATTCTCTCAAAAGAGGAATGGCTCGAGGCCTTTAATTTTAAGTCCCAAAAACAAAAAGAGAAATATATTTTAGTCTACTCAGTACCACGAACTGAATTAATTATAAAGGCAGTAGATTTTTTTGCAAAAAAATTAGGGTTTAAAGTTGTCGCTATCGACCCCATGCTTTTTCCACTTACAAACGTTGACAAACATATAAGAACCGCCGGTCCAAAAGAATTTATAGAGCTCTATGCCAATGCCGAGTTTGTAATCACTGACTCATTCCATGGCACCTGCTTTGCGGTAAATTTAGGAAAGCCGTTTGTTGCGGTTTCTCCAGGGAGTAGAGCAAATAGAATAATTAGTCTGCTCACCCTGTTGGGTATCAACGAGAGACTTGTTACAACTGAAAGCGAGTTTGAATCTATCAGTCTGATTTTAGATATCGAAAGTGTTTCGACAAAGCTAGGCCATGCTCGAAATAAATCAAAAAACATCTTGGCGGGTTACATAAGTAAGTCGTAG
- a CDS encoding oligosaccharide flippase family protein — translation MDNTTKAIKSVSLLWLGSLLGSGSTFVIYMVLARKLGPEHFGLFSSSLALATVFTLLAGFGISQFWLKVFGKDGWNGLCWVSASLKFVYITVIIVFLLMLIWSYFGPHDKLNRYIIIILFFYILGQLSVDLVSSKLQLEENYIALALWQLLPNLTRLLIVAYVAYLTAYTLNPIDVAIIYSFVGVVFLVVGLFHISNFKKGAFKLKGHGAISWNRDCTYRVKNVFQECWPFGMASFLAFIYVQSTIIMVKYLCNDTEAGYYNIAFVILTSVMILPTVLYQKYFLPKYHRWAIHDRDKFYIAYRKGNFAMLLSGSILTVVLLIIADWLIVFLFGGGYGPSLAPTKILAFAVPIYFLSYSIGATLVTQEHMRVKVKLMCVVAMVNIILNLSLIPLYLSIGAAISTLFSNILLLILYYMTAQNKVFVRRECSKCGI, via the coding sequence ATGGATAATACAACGAAAGCAATTAAATCAGTGTCATTGCTCTGGCTAGGGTCATTATTGGGGAGCGGTAGTACTTTTGTTATATATATGGTCCTAGCCAGAAAGCTTGGTCCTGAACATTTTGGTCTTTTCTCTTCAAGTCTTGCCTTGGCAACAGTCTTTACTCTTCTAGCTGGCTTTGGTATTTCACAATTTTGGCTTAAAGTATTTGGAAAAGATGGTTGGAATGGTTTGTGCTGGGTTTCTGCATCTTTAAAATTTGTATATATAACTGTTATTATAGTTTTTTTATTGATGTTAATTTGGAGTTATTTCGGGCCACATGATAAGCTGAACCGCTATATAATTATAATTTTATTTTTTTACATACTTGGTCAATTGAGTGTAGATCTTGTCAGTTCTAAGCTGCAACTAGAGGAAAACTATATTGCTTTGGCCTTGTGGCAACTACTGCCAAACTTAACTCGCCTATTGATTGTGGCGTATGTAGCTTATTTAACAGCCTACACATTGAATCCAATTGATGTAGCAATTATATATTCTTTTGTCGGTGTAGTTTTTTTAGTAGTTGGACTATTTCATATATCAAATTTTAAAAAAGGTGCTTTTAAGCTCAAAGGTCATGGTGCGATAAGCTGGAATCGTGACTGCACATACAGGGTTAAAAATGTCTTTCAAGAGTGTTGGCCATTTGGAATGGCGTCATTTTTAGCATTTATTTACGTTCAAAGTACTATTATTATGGTTAAGTATCTATGTAATGATACAGAGGCCGGATATTACAATATAGCATTTGTGATATTGACTTCAGTTATGATTTTGCCAACTGTTCTCTATCAAAAATATTTTTTGCCAAAATATCATCGTTGGGCAATTCATGATAGAGATAAATTTTATATCGCATATAGAAAAGGCAACTTTGCAATGTTGCTGTCAGGCTCTATTCTTACAGTCGTTTTACTGATAATTGCAGATTGGTTGATAGTATTTTTGTTTGGTGGTGGTTATGGACCATCATTGGCACCTACAAAAATATTGGCCTTTGCTGTTCCTATTTATTTCCTGTCGTACAGTATTGGTGCGACTTTAGTCACACAAGAGCATATGCGAGTGAAGGTTAAATTGATGTGTGTTGTTGCTATGGTTAATATAATTTTAAATTTAAGCCTGATACCATTGTATTTGTCTATAGGTGCGGCTATTTCTACGCTTTTTAGTAATATATTATTGTTAATTTTGTACTATATGACAGCGCAAAACAAAGTTTTTGTCAGAAGGGAATGTTCAAAATGTGGAATTTAA
- the wecC gene encoding UDP-N-acetyl-D-mannosamine dehydrogenase, translating into MSSETISVIGLGYIGLPTAAVFASRKKKVIGVDINPKTVDTINQGKIHIIEPDLDMVVQAAVAQGYLRATSMPEPADAFLIAVPTPFRDDHQPDLKYIESASKAIAPVLKKGDLVILESTSPVCATEQMAAWLAEVRPDLTFPQQCGEDSDIRVAHCPERVLPGNVLRELVQNDRVIGGMTTKCSQAAVDLYKIFVQGECIITNARTAEMCKLTENSFRDVNIAFANELSMICDDACINVWELISLANRHPRVNILQPGPGVGGHCIAVDPWFIVSQNLEVARLIRTAREVNDAKPHWVIEKIKVKAERFKKPVIGCLGITFKANIDDIRESPALEIVRELMTASVGEIMVCDPYCADVEMEFKLYGLQELLAKADILVVLVDHDEFKRIDVGMLKEKVVIDTRGVWQ; encoded by the coding sequence ATGTCCAGTGAAACAATTTCCGTAATTGGCCTTGGCTACATCGGTCTGCCCACTGCTGCTGTCTTTGCCTCACGTAAAAAAAAAGTCATAGGTGTTGATATCAACCCAAAAACTGTTGATACCATCAACCAAGGTAAAATACACATCATTGAACCTGATTTGGACATGGTCGTTCAAGCAGCGGTTGCCCAAGGTTACCTCCGCGCCACTTCAATGCCTGAACCAGCTGACGCCTTTCTCATCGCTGTCCCAACACCTTTTAGAGACGATCACCAGCCGGATCTTAAATATATTGAGTCTGCCAGCAAGGCCATTGCGCCAGTGCTTAAAAAGGGAGATCTGGTCATTCTTGAATCGACCTCACCGGTGTGTGCTACCGAACAGATGGCGGCATGGCTTGCCGAAGTTCGTCCTGATCTTACCTTTCCACAACAATGTGGCGAAGATTCAGACATTCGCGTAGCACACTGCCCGGAAAGAGTACTGCCCGGTAATGTATTACGAGAGTTGGTGCAGAATGACCGCGTCATCGGCGGTATGACAACTAAATGTTCTCAGGCTGCGGTGGACCTCTACAAAATTTTTGTGCAAGGTGAATGTATCATCACCAACGCCCGTACCGCTGAAATGTGCAAACTGACTGAAAATAGCTTTCGTGATGTCAACATCGCCTTTGCCAATGAACTCTCCATGATCTGCGATGATGCGTGTATCAATGTATGGGAGCTGATCTCCCTGGCCAACCGCCATCCCCGTGTCAATATTCTGCAGCCCGGTCCTGGTGTTGGTGGCCACTGCATTGCGGTTGATCCTTGGTTTATTGTCAGCCAAAATCTGGAAGTGGCACGTTTAATAAGGACTGCTCGCGAGGTGAATGATGCCAAGCCACATTGGGTAATAGAAAAGATAAAAGTCAAGGCAGAGCGATTTAAAAAACCGGTTATTGGCTGTTTAGGCATAACCTTCAAAGCAAATATTGATGATATTCGCGAATCACCGGCATTGGAGATTGTGCGCGAGTTGATGACGGCCAGTGTTGGTGAGATTATGGTTTGTGATCCCTATTGTGCTGATGTTGAGATGGAATTTAAACTGTATGGTTTGCAGGAGCTTTTGGCAAAAGCAGATATTCTGGTAGTGCTTGTAGATCATGATGAATTTAAGAGGATTGATGTAGGGATGTTGAAGGAAAAGGTGGTTATAGATACGAGGGGTGTGTGGCAGTAG
- the wecB gene encoding non-hydrolyzing UDP-N-acetylglucosamine 2-epimerase produces MTISHIKVLNVFGTRPEAIKMAPLVKAMVADPIFEVKVCVTAQHRQMLDQVLNLFGIVPDFDLNLMQPDQDLTDITVGVLLGVGDVLKVWRPDIILVHGDTTTTMAASLAAFYQKVAVGHVEAGLRTGNIYSPWPEEMNRKIAGAIATVHFAPTKSAHESLIKEGVSEQSIHITGNTVVDALFHVVEQIHQKTTLQQTLANQFPFLDPRKKLLLVTGHRRENFGNGFDNICLALKELAQRSDLQIVYPVHLNPNVQEPVHRILVGCSGVHLIEPLDYLPFVYLMSQAYLIITDSGGVQEEAPSLGKPVLVMRGTTERPEAVVAGTVKLVGTDSARIVAEAKELLDNHEAYSRMAEAHNPYGDGQAAQRIIQWLKKLYPKTNTDEYSA; encoded by the coding sequence ATGACTATTTCTCATATTAAAGTACTAAACGTTTTTGGCACTCGACCTGAAGCAATTAAAATGGCTCCGTTAGTTAAAGCTATGGTAGCGGACCCAATCTTTGAAGTAAAAGTTTGTGTTACTGCTCAACATCGGCAAATGCTTGATCAGGTGCTGAATCTGTTCGGGATTGTTCCTGATTTTGACCTTAATTTGATGCAGCCTGATCAGGATTTAACTGACATTACAGTGGGGGTGTTGCTGGGAGTGGGGGATGTATTAAAGGTATGGCGGCCTGATATAATTTTAGTGCATGGCGATACAACCACCACCATGGCAGCTAGTCTGGCTGCCTTTTACCAAAAAGTAGCTGTCGGGCATGTTGAGGCTGGCTTGCGGACTGGTAATATTTATTCCCCATGGCCGGAGGAAATGAACCGTAAAATCGCCGGCGCAATAGCCACTGTCCATTTTGCCCCAACCAAATCAGCGCACGAGAGTCTAATAAAGGAAGGTGTGTCAGAGCAGTCCATCCATATCACCGGAAACACGGTGGTAGACGCCTTGTTTCATGTGGTTGAACAAATTCACCAAAAAACGACACTCCAGCAAACTCTGGCTAACCAATTTCCTTTCCTTGATCCTAGAAAAAAGCTATTGCTTGTTACCGGTCATCGTAGAGAGAATTTTGGCAACGGTTTTGATAATATCTGTCTGGCTCTCAAAGAACTTGCCCAGCGTAGTGATCTGCAGATTGTCTATCCGGTGCATTTAAATCCTAACGTACAGGAACCTGTACATCGAATATTGGTTGGTTGCTCTGGCGTACATCTGATTGAACCACTTGATTACCTCCCCTTTGTGTACCTGATGTCGCAGGCCTATCTGATTATAACCGACTCAGGGGGGGTGCAGGAGGAAGCTCCCTCACTTGGTAAGCCGGTATTGGTCATGCGAGGCACCACTGAGCGGCCAGAGGCAGTTGTGGCCGGCACGGTCAAGCTGGTAGGGACGGATTCAGCGAGGATTGTAGCAGAAGCGAAGGAGCTGCTGGATAATCATGAGGCGTATAGTCGTATGGCAGAGGCCCATAATCCGTATGGTGATGGCCAGGCTGCTCAAAGAATCATTCAATGGCTTAAAAAGTTGTACCCGAAAACGAACACTGATGAATATAGCGCATGA
- a CDS encoding InlB B-repeat-containing protein yields MKRRYGSLYAMVALAIALLVGMAGMGYATPAYVPPGKNPANYPGAAATPFFDNGYLVPDLFGSTPNWNLSPSLTKFVNELAPLGCSTTNNIGQCLPVAVPDIVTYPGSDYYEIELNQYTEKLHTELGATTLRGYRQTNNGTASGCTDPSLNQPNPCTVSNNTVVPTAAFHFLGPVIVAQKDRPVRIKLTNNLPTGDAGKLFIPTDTTLMGSGRGPLKSDGTACSFVDVPGVTTPFKENGPDCASYPQNRAEIHLHGGLNPWISDGTPHQWITPAAEVTPYKRGASTQNVPDMPDPGAGAVTYYYTNQQSARLLFYHDHAVGLTRLNVYAGEVAGYLIRDAAEKDLIDRGLIPGTKTDGTTVAGGEIPLIIMDKNFVDPATIAQLDPTWAWGTGADNGNGTRAPVSGDLWWPHVYMPAENPADITGVNPMGRWVYGLWFWPPTTGIPYQLTPNPYYDPACEAGPTAPGCVTEHAFEPPTMPKTPNPSWVAEAFMDTMLVNGTAYPTLTVDPKAYRFRILNGAHDRFLNLQLYEATTTVKQCSITAAGSGFAVGDLITFQGGHRAIDSTHKYPQDAEASVMAVDAGGGITEIRMDNYGSHYQTAPASILTDGTGVGATFACTLQSDTEVAMVPAVNYREYGRLNKQYLPNDSRDGGVPDPTTVGPDWIQIGSESGFLAKPVVLPNFPVTFLLDPTMFNVGNVVDGTLRMGPAERADVIIDFCQYAGKTLIMYNDAPAAYPAAVANNDYYTGSPDLRDAGGHAGVVPGMSPNTRTVMQIKVNAGSCSNYNLVALQDEFKSTAPGGSVFARSQEPIIVGQTYYDDVYGVTFPWKAPNWGVSEIGDNYLNYYDPTTILANPAVSATTTHMEPKAIHDEMGAVYDEYGRMSARLGVEVPLSNNLNQTFVMQGYIDPPTEIVDDGQVQLWKITHNGVDTHPMHFHLFDVQVINRVGWDGFKRLPDDNERGWKETLRVSPLEDTIVAFRPRAPKTPFGQPNSIRKLAPGLPDGTTQGFTNLQTTGPQTGQAKNPLDTNVAYNFGDEYVWHCHILSHEEQDMMRPMRFNTTKTVPDPPTGVAVNPSFENTSNNITVTWIDPTPLSAYSVAVPGNPKNEIGFVIERCAGLNCFDFAPVGTALANATSYTETALSSDRFSYRVRAYNAAGESDAPFVVSTHSSSVIDGICGSANNTNVSAIPVGAALCSAGSATTVTVNGINLSWGCNGINSTVNVTCSAAIPVYTVTFAATPGGGVVQGANPQSVTYNLSSSAVTAVPNTGYHFVNWTEGATVVSAVPILTLFNVVAPHTITANFAIDTFVLNYVAGAGGIITGTTPQTIDYFANATTVTATANAGYLFVNWTDENGVVVSMLPDLTVNNVTAAHTYTANFVGTYTVALDRCVTGPTIVAAGSVPTYSFGAAGFDVASVLMNGVPVTVTNGSYTFTSGIAANQIITASYTLNPAATPNYLKLSTQPANATGYTTLQAAYAAAANGNAIQMKAVDIASGALTADRNITVTLQGGYNNAYTASCGVTSAQGGLTIGSGTVIADYLVIK; encoded by the coding sequence ATGAAACGAAGATACGGCAGTTTGTATGCAATGGTAGCGCTGGCCATTGCGCTGCTGGTGGGGATGGCAGGCATGGGATACGCCACGCCGGCCTATGTGCCCCCGGGCAAGAATCCAGCGAATTATCCGGGGGCAGCTGCGACGCCTTTCTTTGATAACGGCTATCTGGTTCCGGATCTCTTTGGCAGTACGCCAAACTGGAACCTGAGCCCATCGCTGACCAAGTTTGTCAATGAGCTGGCCCCGCTGGGCTGCTCGACAACCAATAACATCGGTCAGTGCCTGCCGGTTGCGGTGCCGGATATTGTGACCTATCCCGGTTCAGACTATTATGAGATCGAGCTGAACCAGTACACGGAAAAGCTGCATACTGAGCTTGGGGCAACGACCCTGCGCGGGTATCGCCAGACCAACAACGGTACCGCCAGCGGTTGTACCGATCCGTCGCTCAATCAGCCCAACCCCTGTACGGTGTCAAACAACACGGTTGTTCCAACCGCGGCCTTCCATTTTCTGGGGCCGGTCATTGTTGCCCAAAAGGACCGCCCGGTACGGATCAAGCTGACCAATAACCTGCCCACCGGCGATGCCGGTAAATTGTTTATACCAACGGATACAACCCTGATGGGATCGGGACGCGGCCCGCTTAAATCAGACGGTACGGCCTGCTCCTTTGTTGATGTCCCCGGTGTCACCACCCCCTTTAAGGAAAACGGGCCTGATTGTGCCAGTTATCCCCAGAACCGTGCTGAAATCCACCTGCACGGCGGTTTGAACCCCTGGATCAGTGATGGAACACCGCACCAGTGGATCACTCCCGCTGCTGAGGTCACCCCTTACAAACGTGGTGCCAGTACCCAGAACGTGCCGGATATGCCTGATCCTGGCGCCGGCGCCGTTACCTACTACTATACCAACCAGCAGAGCGCACGTTTGCTGTTTTACCATGACCATGCCGTTGGCCTTACCCGCTTGAACGTCTATGCTGGTGAGGTGGCTGGTTACCTGATCCGCGATGCCGCTGAAAAGGATCTGATTGATCGTGGTCTCATTCCGGGCACCAAAACGGATGGCACGACTGTGGCCGGTGGTGAGATCCCGCTGATCATCATGGATAAAAACTTTGTTGATCCTGCCACCATTGCCCAGCTGGATCCGACCTGGGCCTGGGGAACCGGTGCAGACAACGGTAACGGTACCAGGGCGCCGGTCAGTGGTGACCTCTGGTGGCCCCATGTCTACATGCCGGCAGAAAACCCGGCTGATATCACCGGTGTCAACCCGATGGGGCGCTGGGTTTACGGCCTCTGGTTCTGGCCCCCCACAACCGGCATACCATATCAGCTGACTCCCAACCCGTACTATGATCCGGCCTGCGAGGCCGGCCCCACGGCCCCCGGCTGTGTGACTGAACATGCCTTTGAACCGCCTACTATGCCCAAGACTCCCAACCCGTCCTGGGTAGCAGAGGCATTTATGGACACCATGCTGGTCAACGGCACCGCCTATCCCACCTTGACCGTTGATCCCAAGGCCTACCGCTTCAGAATCCTGAACGGCGCCCATGACCGTTTTCTTAACCTGCAGTTGTATGAGGCAACCACGACGGTCAAGCAGTGCAGTATTACGGCTGCCGGCAGCGGGTTTGCCGTGGGTGATCTGATCACCTTCCAGGGGGGCCACCGTGCGATTGACAGTACCCACAAGTATCCCCAGGATGCCGAGGCCTCGGTTATGGCAGTCGATGCCGGCGGCGGCATCACGGAAATCAGGATGGATAACTATGGTTCACACTATCAGACAGCACCGGCAAGCATACTGACCGACGGTACCGGCGTAGGCGCAACCTTTGCCTGCACCCTGCAGTCTGACACTGAAGTCGCCATGGTGCCGGCAGTTAATTACCGGGAGTATGGCCGGCTTAACAAACAGTATCTTCCCAATGACAGCCGTGACGGCGGGGTGCCTGACCCAACCACCGTCGGTCCTGACTGGATCCAGATCGGTAGCGAAAGCGGCTTCCTGGCCAAGCCGGTGGTGTTGCCCAACTTCCCGGTTACCTTCCTGCTGGACCCGACCATGTTCAACGTCGGTAACGTGGTTGATGGCACCCTGCGGATGGGGCCGGCTGAACGTGCTGACGTCATCATTGATTTCTGCCAGTACGCCGGTAAGACCCTGATCATGTATAACGATGCACCGGCAGCCTATCCGGCTGCAGTGGCAAATAACGATTATTACACCGGTTCCCCTGACTTACGGGACGCCGGCGGACATGCCGGTGTTGTGCCGGGCATGAGCCCCAACACACGTACCGTGATGCAGATCAAGGTTAACGCAGGTTCCTGCAGCAATTATAACCTGGTTGCCCTGCAGGATGAATTCAAGTCAACGGCCCCGGGTGGCAGTGTCTTCGCCAGATCCCAAGAGCCGATCATCGTTGGCCAAACCTACTACGATGACGTCTATGGCGTTACCTTCCCCTGGAAGGCCCCCAACTGGGGCGTTTCAGAGATCGGTGACAACTATCTGAACTATTATGATCCTACCACTATCCTGGCCAATCCGGCGGTCAGCGCCACCACGACCCATATGGAGCCCAAAGCAATCCATGACGAGATGGGGGCTGTCTATGATGAATATGGCCGGATGAGTGCCCGCTTGGGGGTAGAGGTTCCTCTGTCCAACAACCTGAACCAGACCTTTGTCATGCAGGGGTATATTGATCCACCCACCGAAATCGTGGATGATGGCCAAGTTCAGCTTTGGAAAATCACCCACAACGGTGTAGATACGCACCCGATGCACTTCCACCTCTTTGATGTGCAGGTCATCAACCGGGTTGGTTGGGATGGCTTCAAGCGTCTGCCTGACGACAACGAGCGGGGCTGGAAAGAGACCTTGAGGGTCAGCCCGCTGGAAGACACCATTGTTGCCTTTAGGCCCCGTGCCCCTAAAACTCCCTTTGGTCAGCCCAACAGCATCCGCAAACTGGCCCCTGGTCTGCCCGACGGTACCACCCAGGGCTTTACCAACCTGCAGACAACCGGCCCACAGACCGGTCAGGCCAAGAACCCGCTGGACACCAACGTGGCCTATAACTTTGGTGACGAGTACGTCTGGCACTGCCATATCCTTTCCCACGAAGAGCAGGATATGATGCGGCCGATGCGTTTCAATACCACCAAGACGGTGCCGGATCCGCCGACCGGTGTTGCGGTCAATCCGAGCTTTGAAAATACGTCGAATAATATCACCGTAACCTGGATTGACCCGACCCCGCTGTCTGCCTACAGTGTGGCAGTGCCCGGCAATCCCAAAAATGAGATCGGGTTTGTGATTGAACGTTGTGCCGGCCTCAACTGCTTTGACTTTGCCCCGGTCGGTACGGCCCTGGCCAATGCCACCAGCTACACTGAAACCGCCCTTTCCAGTGACCGTTTCAGTTACCGGGTCCGGGCCTACAATGCAGCCGGTGAGTCAGACGCCCCGTTTGTTGTTAGTACGCATTCGTCGAGTGTTATTGATGGCATCTGCGGTAGCGCCAACAACACCAATGTCTCTGCAATACCTGTCGGGGCAGCACTCTGCTCAGCCGGTAGTGCCACCACGGTAACGGTTAACGGGATCAACCTTAGCTGGGGCTGCAACGGTATCAATTCAACCGTCAATGTGACCTGTTCTGCTGCCATACCGGTCTACACCGTGACCTTTGCTGCAACCCCCGGTGGTGGCGTAGTACAGGGGGCAAACCCGCAGAGCGTTACCTACAACCTCAGCTCAAGTGCGGTGACGGCCGTGCCTAATACCGGCTACCACTTTGTTAACTGGACCGAAGGAGCAACGGTAGTCAGTGCCGTACCGATCCTGACCCTGTTTAATGTGGTCGCTCCCCATACCATAACCGCCAACTTTGCAATTGACACCTTTGTCCTTAACTATGTGGCAGGTGCCGGGGGGATCATTACCGGTACCACTCCGCAGACGATAGACTACTTTGCCAATGCCACAACGGTAACGGCAACGGCTAATGCCGGGTACCTGTTTGTCAACTGGACCGATGAAAACGGCGTCGTGGTGAGTATGCTTCCTGATCTGACGGTGAACAACGTAACCGCAGCTCACACCTATACCGCCAATTTTGTCGGTACCTACACCGTTGCACTAGATCGTTGCGTGACCGGCCCGACCATCGTGGCTGCAGGCTCGGTACCAACCTACAGCTTTGGTGCAGCAGGCTTTGATGTTGCCAGTGTACTGATGAACGGTGTACCGGTCACCGTGACAAATGGTAGCTACACCTTCACAAGCGGTATAGCAGCCAACCAGATCATCACGGCCAGCTATACTCTGAACCCGGCTGCTACCCCCAACTACCTGAAGCTGAGTACGCAGCCGGCTAACGCAACCGGTTATACCACACTACAGGCAGCCTATGCTGCCGCTGCAAACGGCAATGCCATCCAGATGAAGGCAGTTGATATCGCATCCGGTGCATTAACGGCAGACCGTAATATTACGGTTACCCTGCAAGGCGGTTACAATAACGCCTATACCGCCAGCTGCGGCGTAACCAGTGCACAAGGTGGGCTGACCATCGGATCCGGTACGGTCATTGCCGACTATCTGGTCATCAAGTAG
- a CDS encoding nitroreductase family protein encodes MWNLIRPYIRRGYRVYDGLFGFIYDSLRFVRFGGWPEDMTDPDQRMYNIIMIYHGLEKSLSYKQRNITSGWRQASLLMQLLKISNDAGQVTCHDKAAKQVLEKFISLPENVDIEKSLKIKLQLKELNFFDEANHGVKELTVADFRKGVLESPEDFFCSRYSLREFKEEVVSESLIMRAVKLALKTPSVCNRQAWCIYHTSDSEVKNMVLKYQTGNRPFGERAPNLLLITTDLKAFFAGSEHYQHWIDGGLLAMSLMYALHSLGLASCALNWSQKPVVDMKFRKHLSIKPNHTVILVLLVGFPDENNKVCVSLRRSIEEVFTTLEIKS; translated from the coding sequence ATGTGGAATTTAATAAGGCCCTATATAAGAAGAGGTTATAGGGTTTATGATGGCCTTTTCGGATTCATCTATGATTCGTTGCGTTTTGTAAGGTTTGGTGGTTGGCCTGAAGATATGACTGACCCTGACCAAAGAATGTACAACATAATAATGATTTATCACGGTTTAGAAAAAAGCTTAAGCTATAAGCAGCGCAACATCACCTCTGGTTGGCGGCAAGCGAGTTTGCTTATGCAATTGTTAAAAATATCGAACGATGCCGGACAAGTCACCTGCCATGATAAAGCCGCAAAGCAAGTTCTTGAAAAGTTTATTAGTCTTCCAGAGAATGTGGATATCGAGAAATCGTTAAAAATTAAACTGCAATTAAAAGAATTAAATTTCTTTGACGAGGCGAATCATGGTGTTAAGGAGTTGACGGTTGCAGATTTTAGAAAAGGGGTGTTGGAATCACCTGAAGATTTTTTTTGTTCCAGATATTCATTAAGGGAGTTTAAGGAGGAAGTCGTTTCTGAATCACTTATAATGAGGGCGGTTAAACTAGCACTTAAAACCCCTTCAGTTTGTAATCGCCAAGCCTGGTGTATTTATCATACTTCAGATAGTGAAGTAAAAAACATGGTTCTCAAATATCAAACAGGTAACAGGCCTTTTGGTGAAAGGGCGCCAAATCTATTGCTCATCACTACCGACCTTAAAGCTTTTTTTGCAGGTAGTGAGCACTACCAACATTGGATAGATGGTGGTTTGTTGGCGATGTCTCTTATGTATGCCTTACATTCACTCGGTTTGGCTAGTTGTGCATTGAATTGGAGTCAGAAGCCGGTTGTGGATATGAAATTCAGAAAGCATTTAAGCATCAAACCAAATCATACAGTAATTTTGGTTTTGCTTGTGGGGTTTCCGGATGAAAATAATAAAGTTTGTGTGTCTTTAAGGCGCTCTATTGAAGAAGTTTTTACTACTTTAGAGATAAAGTCATGA